One genomic region from Shewanella aestuarii encodes:
- a CDS encoding phosphopentomutase: MKRTFILMLDSFGVGAAGDADKFGDVGSDTFGHIAKACAEGQADVGRQGPLKLPNLARLGLGHAGFESTGKFADGFNDDVDVIGAYGYAEELSSGKDTPSGHWEMAGVPVLYEWGYFSDLTNSFPKELTDKILARAGLDGFLGNCHASGTTILEELGEEHMKTGKPIFYTSADSVFQIACHEESFGLENLYNLCKIAREELEPYNIGRVIARPFIGSSAKDFARTGNRHDYAVQPPAPTVLDKLKAAGGEVVSIGKIADIYANCGITQQYKATGLEALFDETLTQIKRAGDNTIVFTNFVDFDSHYGHRRDIAGYAKALEYFDSRLPELLALLDEDDFLLLTADHGCDPTWKGTEHTREHVPVLAYGAGLPAGSLGRRKSFADMGQSIASYFKLEPMEYGESFLD, translated from the coding sequence GTGAAACGTACATTTATTTTAATGCTAGATTCATTTGGCGTTGGTGCTGCGGGTGACGCAGATAAATTCGGTGATGTTGGATCAGATACCTTTGGCCATATTGCTAAAGCTTGTGCTGAAGGTCAGGCCGATGTTGGACGTCAAGGTCCACTAAAACTCCCAAACCTTGCTCGTTTAGGGCTTGGGCATGCAGGTTTTGAATCAACGGGTAAATTTGCTGATGGCTTTAACGATGATGTTGACGTTATTGGGGCTTATGGCTATGCCGAAGAGCTAAGCTCGGGTAAAGATACCCCAAGTGGTCATTGGGAAATGGCGGGTGTGCCTGTGCTTTATGAGTGGGGGTACTTTAGTGATTTAACCAACTCATTTCCAAAAGAGTTAACAGATAAAATTCTTGCTCGTGCTGGTTTAGATGGCTTTTTAGGTAATTGTCATGCTTCTGGTACAACTATTCTAGAAGAGTTAGGCGAAGAGCACATGAAGACTGGAAAACCTATTTTCTATACGTCTGCTGACTCGGTTTTCCAAATTGCCTGTCATGAAGAGTCATTTGGTTTAGAAAACTTATATAACTTGTGCAAAATTGCCCGTGAAGAGCTAGAGCCATATAACATCGGTCGTGTGATTGCGCGTCCATTTATTGGTTCGAGTGCGAAAGATTTTGCCAGAACTGGAAACCGTCATGATTATGCGGTTCAACCTCCAGCCCCAACTGTACTCGATAAATTGAAAGCTGCCGGCGGTGAAGTCGTTAGTATTGGTAAAATTGCTGATATATATGCTAATTGCGGCATTACACAACAGTACAAAGCCACGGGCTTAGAAGCGCTATTTGACGAAACGTTAACTCAAATTAAGCGTGCTGGCGATAACACCATAGTATTCACCAACTTTGTTGACTTTGATTCACATTATGGCCACCGCCGAGATATTGCTGGCTATGCTAAAGCCTTAGAATATTTTGATTCACGTTTACCTGAATTACTTGCTTTGCTAGACGAAGACGACTTCTTATTGCTAACGGCAGATCATGGCTGCGACCCTACTTGGAAAGGCACTGAGCATACACGCGAACATGTTCCTGTATTAGCTTATGGTGCAGGTTTACCAGCGGGCTCATTGGGTCGAAGAAAGTCTTTTGCTGATATGGGGCAGTCTATTGCAAGTTATTTTAAACTTGAGCCTATGGAGTATGGCGAATCGTTCTTAGATTAG
- the deoD gene encoding purine-nucleoside phosphorylase has product MATPHINAVEGAFAETVLFPGDPLRAKYIAETFLEGAELVTDVRNMFGYTGTYKGKRISVMGSGMGIPSCSIYAHELIKEYGVKNLIRVGSCGAISTDVKVRDVIIGMGACTDSQANRLRFKNQDFAAIADFGLLSAVVDSAKEHGTKIRVGNVFSADLFYTPDPEMFDVMEKMGVLGVEMEAAGLYGVAHELGAKALCVVTVSDHIRTGEQTTSEERQTTFNDMIIMTLDAAVTL; this is encoded by the coding sequence ATGGCTACACCACATATTAATGCCGTAGAGGGTGCATTTGCTGAAACGGTTCTATTCCCAGGCGATCCATTACGTGCTAAGTACATTGCAGAAACCTTCCTAGAGGGCGCTGAATTAGTAACTGACGTGCGTAACATGTTTGGCTATACAGGTACTTATAAAGGTAAGCGTATTTCAGTAATGGGTTCTGGAATGGGCATTCCATCTTGTTCTATCTATGCACATGAACTTATTAAAGAATACGGCGTTAAAAATTTAATCCGTGTTGGTAGTTGTGGCGCAATCAGCACCGATGTAAAAGTACGTGACGTAATTATTGGCATGGGTGCATGTACTGACTCACAAGCTAACCGTTTACGTTTTAAAAACCAAGATTTCGCAGCTATTGCTGACTTCGGTTTATTAAGTGCAGTGGTTGATTCTGCCAAAGAACACGGCACTAAAATCCGTGTTGGTAATGTTTTCTCAGCAGATCTTTTCTATACACCTGATCCAGAAATGTTTGATGTGATGGAAAAAATGGGTGTATTAGGTGTTGAGATGGAAGCTGCTGGTCTTTATGGCGTTGCGCACGAGTTAGGTGCTAAAGCTTTATGTGTTGTGACCGTGTCTGATCACATTCGTACCGGTGAGCAAACTACATCTGAAGAACGTCAAACAACATTCAATGACATGATTATCATGACATTAGATGCTGCAGTAACGCTATAA
- a CDS encoding AhpA/YtjB family protein has protein sequence MIFVKGLKKRQKITRLIQLILAISLGFGLVNLWQSNLKNGQKLLSTQTKLMARTLAQQAANGAAPAMFLQNDEQLQWLATTLTKDPKVVSVNIYNSQGVRLAFAQSVTPNELGPDSEELRQLLVPYPPLIENVIQQENNLGYVEVRLDLNMFFDEIRYLHNQNMELLKWMLLVAGFIGLLLSRSLSFKRADFDRRKTRLKHIKKQKLANQPQDSDNK, from the coding sequence GTGATTTTTGTTAAAGGTCTAAAGAAAAGGCAAAAAATTACTCGGCTCATTCAACTAATTCTCGCGATAAGCTTGGGTTTTGGTTTAGTTAATCTGTGGCAAAGTAATTTAAAAAATGGCCAAAAGTTATTAAGTACACAAACCAAGTTAATGGCTAGAACCTTAGCTCAACAAGCAGCTAACGGTGCGGCTCCGGCGATGTTTTTACAAAATGATGAGCAACTTCAATGGTTAGCTACAACATTAACTAAAGATCCCAAAGTGGTTTCGGTAAATATATATAATTCGCAAGGTGTAAGATTAGCGTTTGCTCAATCCGTTACACCTAATGAACTAGGTCCAGATTCTGAAGAATTACGTCAACTACTTGTCCCCTATCCGCCTTTGATTGAAAACGTAATACAACAGGAAAATAATTTAGGTTATGTAGAAGTAAGGCTTGATCTCAATATGTTTTTTGATGAAATCAGATATTTACATAATCAGAATATGGAACTCTTAAAATGGATGTTATTAGTAGCAGGCTTTATTGGGTTATTGCTATCACGCTCTTTATCCTTTAAGCGCGCTGATTTCGATAGGCGTAAAACAAGATTAAAGCATATAAAAAAGCAAAAGTTAGCCAATCAGCCACAAGATTCAGATAACAAATAA
- the serB gene encoding phosphoserine phosphatase SerB translates to MSTTNEYRHNGLLCQRYEEADYITEASLFNLQRARVVFEQSTQADIATWLQQLSCNAHFAVLHRANDLIGFEIAFEGDFDELMQSFYTQFTAHKAKAELLVITSPLPNLKQPGLLVMDMDSTAIQIECIDELAAMAGVGDEVAAVTASAMRGELDFEQSLRMRVSKLANADASIIDTLCHNLPLMPGLTASLDELQDNHWKLVVASGGFTPFVNHLMHLLRLDAAFANELVIEDGKLVGEVCGDVVDAQYKASVIKRCAQKWQIAAGQTLAIGDGANDIPMIQAADLGVAFHAKPKLISAANLAVNHLDLRALVFCLQA, encoded by the coding sequence ATGTCTACAACCAATGAATATAGGCATAATGGCTTATTATGCCAACGATATGAAGAAGCGGATTACATAACCGAAGCATCTTTATTCAACTTGCAGCGCGCTCGAGTGGTATTTGAACAATCCACACAAGCAGATATTGCAACTTGGTTGCAGCAATTAAGCTGTAATGCTCATTTTGCAGTGTTGCATCGCGCGAATGATCTTATTGGATTTGAAATCGCTTTTGAAGGTGATTTCGATGAACTTATGCAATCTTTTTACACACAATTTACAGCGCATAAAGCTAAGGCTGAGTTGCTGGTTATTACCAGTCCATTACCTAATTTAAAACAGCCAGGATTATTGGTGATGGATATGGATTCGACCGCCATTCAAATTGAGTGCATTGATGAGTTAGCAGCCATGGCTGGCGTAGGGGATGAAGTGGCTGCGGTTACGGCTAGTGCGATGCGTGGTGAGCTTGATTTTGAACAAAGTTTGCGTATGCGAGTGAGTAAACTCGCTAATGCTGATGCGAGTATTATTGACACCTTGTGCCATAACTTACCTTTAATGCCTGGGTTAACGGCATCGTTAGATGAGTTACAAGATAATCACTGGAAGCTTGTTGTCGCGTCGGGTGGTTTTACCCCCTTTGTAAACCATTTAATGCATTTACTAAGACTTGATGCTGCATTTGCTAACGAGCTAGTGATAGAAGATGGCAAGTTAGTGGGGGAGGTTTGTGGTGATGTGGTTGATGCTCAATATAAGGCGAGTGTCATCAAACGTTGTGCTCAAAAATGGCAAATTGCAGCTGGACAAACATTAGCCATAGGTGATGGTGCGAATGATATTCCCATGATACAAGCAGCAGATTTAGGCGTGGCCTTTCATGCTAAGCCTAAATTAATTAGCGCAGCAAACTTGGCTGTTAATCATTTAGATTTACGGGCATTGGTTTTTTGCTTACAAGCTTAA
- a CDS encoding PilZ domain-containing protein, with amino-acid sequence MTLDNHSGLIEQLKPLMMEPDFQDIFERLTADESNSTRFLLKMELNRISAPCTRIIDLRDKTELPCEEFTIGKQRHFLDEPSKNAIESILPIYHNKYTLGVYEHVIKSHKERKQIIQQKKQGNITEPQQEQSPFEVPGIVLGSYFNRSEERMNYSIRISAVQPGMADVFGATLDLSVGGARIRLPQKHNFDTEKPIRIKLLELSEEFYFEDLQQGVDYQIVDIQNKDDNAIFRLKRLGGGAELDKVITQLIRAFKFRYKVDVNDVIVNATGLGFERHYLPLQPHLPLFISINENKPTISHTLLARGNQPIFHFFQNEHDVNQLSGMLTNNRLVNLLKFPDVIEHRLLFSFIHIANGKLHFYSATLAELNKTGHLGLFLGFGAKKSSWRVFKIHSHKIDHSQNYKTSTLPGDDNHYSGLTEQQLATFSHVLHLCDLTNEEAKPQYQSWFTGQDVNQLKIFAQQKVTTNSIKKISMPFSERRHEARFSFKTLVEIKQGDKTLSGITHDISSRGLQINLDESADLQFPAAVTLSFPRLQTIAGKTNLSNLPYQLVRARSNGAILHLSALIGHEPHAGVEFLNKLITHNKQKLAQLSDKDGEQLELADGMKNLMMRELVGVPYFIEKTNKTIQLAGIGIGTKVDEISHLFSQDTDKIMQYNLTPLMADGVFKNQIVEPIRSMKPHYEMSYIEIFMRITRHSRGTINLTCKLTKALTTEEQQQFIEQSQRLGRFMALRVFRGATDKPDMSYIRRELEYIHIHANHRAKQLEEQLWRIIGLGELLDITQEICLRYPTLQNQVVIEK; translated from the coding sequence ATGACTTTAGATAATCACAGTGGACTAATTGAACAATTAAAACCTCTTATGATGGAGCCTGATTTTCAGGATATATTCGAGAGATTAACTGCTGACGAATCCAATTCGACTCGATTTTTGTTAAAAATGGAGCTGAATCGTATTTCTGCGCCTTGCACTCGTATTATTGATCTGCGTGACAAAACTGAATTACCTTGTGAAGAGTTTACTATAGGAAAACAGCGACACTTTCTTGATGAACCGTCAAAAAACGCCATAGAGTCTATCTTACCCATCTATCACAACAAATATACCTTGGGTGTCTATGAGCATGTCATTAAATCGCACAAAGAACGTAAACAAATCATCCAACAAAAAAAACAAGGCAATATTACTGAGCCTCAACAAGAACAGTCCCCTTTTGAGGTCCCCGGCATTGTACTAGGTAGCTACTTTAACCGTAGTGAAGAGCGAATGAATTACAGCATTCGTATTTCAGCAGTGCAACCTGGTATGGCTGATGTTTTTGGCGCAACACTCGATTTATCAGTTGGTGGTGCACGTATTCGCCTACCGCAGAAGCATAACTTCGATACCGAAAAGCCCATAAGAATAAAACTCCTCGAACTAAGTGAAGAGTTTTATTTTGAAGACTTACAGCAAGGTGTTGATTATCAAATCGTTGATATTCAGAACAAAGATGACAATGCAATATTTCGCCTAAAACGATTAGGCGGTGGCGCAGAACTAGACAAGGTCATTACGCAGCTTATTCGAGCGTTCAAATTTCGTTATAAAGTGGATGTTAATGATGTCATCGTGAATGCGACAGGCTTAGGTTTTGAACGTCACTACCTACCATTACAGCCTCATTTGCCATTATTTATTAGCATTAATGAAAATAAGCCCACTATAAGCCATACGTTATTGGCAAGAGGCAACCAGCCGATTTTTCATTTTTTCCAAAATGAACATGACGTAAACCAACTCTCTGGCATGCTAACCAATAACCGTTTAGTCAACTTACTCAAGTTTCCTGATGTAATTGAACATCGACTGTTATTCAGTTTTATCCATATTGCCAATGGTAAATTGCATTTCTACTCAGCAACCTTAGCTGAGTTAAATAAAACCGGTCATCTTGGGCTATTTCTTGGTTTTGGGGCCAAAAAGTCAAGCTGGCGGGTGTTTAAAATCCATAGTCATAAGATTGATCACAGCCAGAATTATAAAACCTCGACACTACCAGGGGACGATAATCATTACAGTGGATTAACAGAGCAGCAATTGGCGACCTTCAGTCATGTACTACATTTATGCGATCTCACTAATGAAGAAGCTAAACCACAATACCAGTCATGGTTTACCGGCCAAGATGTTAATCAGTTAAAAATCTTCGCCCAGCAAAAAGTGACCACTAATAGCATCAAGAAAATATCGATGCCATTTAGTGAACGTCGCCACGAGGCACGCTTTTCATTTAAAACCTTAGTAGAAATCAAGCAAGGCGATAAAACGCTTAGTGGTATCACACATGATATATCAAGTAGAGGTTTACAGATCAACTTAGATGAATCAGCTGATTTGCAATTTCCTGCGGCAGTGACACTCAGCTTTCCTCGTCTGCAAACCATTGCAGGAAAAACCAATTTATCAAATTTACCTTACCAACTCGTCCGTGCGCGCTCAAACGGTGCAATTTTACATTTAAGTGCGCTTATAGGACATGAACCCCATGCAGGTGTTGAGTTTTTAAATAAGTTAATCACTCATAATAAACAAAAGTTAGCGCAATTATCTGATAAAGATGGTGAACAACTTGAACTTGCTGATGGCATGAAAAATTTGATGATGCGAGAATTAGTAGGTGTGCCTTATTTTATTGAAAAAACAAATAAAACAATTCAATTAGCCGGCATTGGCATCGGGACAAAAGTAGATGAAATTAGTCATTTATTTTCACAAGATACAGACAAAATAATGCAATATAACCTTACACCACTTATGGCTGATGGGGTGTTTAAAAATCAAATTGTTGAACCTATTCGATCAATGAAGCCTCACTATGAAATGAGCTATATTGAAATATTTATGCGTATTACACGCCATTCACGTGGCACCATAAACCTTACATGTAAACTCACCAAAGCACTCACCACAGAAGAGCAGCAACAATTTATAGAACAAAGTCAGCGATTGGGCCGCTTTATGGCCCTGAGAGTATTTAGAGGGGCAACAGATAAGCCAGATATGAGCTATATTCGTCGAGAATTAGAATATATACATATCCATGCAAATCACAGAGCAAAACAACTTGAAGAGCAGTTATGGCGCATTATCGGCTTAGGTGAATTATTGGATATTACCCAAGAAATCTGTTTACGTTATCCAACACTGCAAAATCAAGTGGTTATTGAAAAATAG